A genomic stretch from Parabacteroides sp. FAFU027 includes:
- a CDS encoding YkgJ family cysteine cluster protein, translated as MTDLSQLAEKAKKQEKQFKLFFKGLKKNQLRDLDDTIHDIHEEVFEETNCLECANCCRCLGPRITDRDIEKIASALRLKPHEVVASYLRIDEDNDYVFKSMPCPFLMPDNYCSIYENRPKACREYPHTDRKKFFQIHQLTIRNAQTCPAVFEILEQLKAEFEG; from the coding sequence ATGACAGATTTGAGCCAACTGGCGGAAAAAGCTAAAAAACAGGAAAAGCAGTTTAAGCTCTTTTTCAAAGGACTGAAGAAGAACCAGCTCCGGGATTTGGATGACACGATTCATGACATTCATGAAGAGGTTTTCGAAGAGACAAACTGCCTGGAATGTGCCAATTGTTGCCGTTGCCTTGGCCCCCGCATTACCGACCGGGATATTGAAAAAATTGCTTCTGCTCTTCGGCTAAAGCCACATGAAGTCGTTGCCTCCTACCTTAGAATAGATGAGGACAACGATTATGTTTTTAAATCAATGCCCTGCCCTTTTCTGATGCCGGATAATTATTGCAGCATTTACGAAAACCGACCCAAGGCTTGTCGCGAATATCCGCATACCGACCGGAAGAAGTTTTTTCAAATCCATCAATTGACCATCCGTAATGCACAGACCTGCCCGGCTGTATTCGAAATACTGGAGCAGCTTAAAGCAGAGTTCGAAGGCTAA